The DNA segment CGAGGCAGGGGAGGTGATCTCGCAGCAGGAGCTCGGCCTTCCGCGTGGCGGCCGGGGTGAGCGGCTCCGGCACCGGCTCACGGCGCCCGGCCGAGGTCGCTGGAGCGGGGGCGATCGCACGCGCCAGAGGCCCGGAAGTGCGCCCCGTCACCCTCGACTCGGCCTCAGTGGCGCGCATGCGCGATGCCGCTGGGGGGACCAGCAGGAGAAGCAGAAGGAACTGCGTCACCCGGCCGATACTCCTAGCGATGGTCCTGCCTTCATCGACGCGCCCTATCGTGCAGAATCACGCCAAAGAATACCCGGGCAAACGCGAGCAACACAATACGGACGACCGGTCGCCGCTCGAGATCAAGATGCGGATGATCCTGTCCGAGGCCGATTTTCCCGCGATCTCGAAGGACGCCCTCGACGCATTGAAGCACATGCCCGAGGACGATGCGTCGATCCAGCGATTGGCGAACATCGTGCTCCGCGAGTATGCGCTCACGCTCAAGGTGTTGCGCACCGCGAACAGCGCCTACTACAAGCGCTCCGACAAGACCATCCAGAGCGCGACGCACGCGATGCTCCTCCTGGGGGCGCGGACGGTGCGGCACCTGGCGGCCTCGCTCCTCGTCTTCGAGCACTATCGCAAGCGCTCGCCCGGGCTCAAGGAGCTGATGCTCCTCTCGCTGCTGACGGCGAACCATGCGCGCGAGATCGCGATGCGGCGCAACCTCCCCGACCCCGAGGAGGCGCACCTGTGCGGGATGTTCCGCAACCTCGGCGAGGTGCTCATCGCCGGCTACTTCCCCAAGGAGTACGCCCGCATCCTGCAGCACCTGGAGACCAAGGCGCGCGGTGAGGGGATCGCGGCGTTCGAGGTGCTGGGCTTCCGCTTCGAGGACCTGGGCGAGTCGATGGCCCGGCACTGGGGGATGCCCGAATCGGTGATCATCGGCATTCGCGCCGATGGGCCGCTCGCGGTCTCCGAGGTGGGGGTCATCACGGCGTTCGCGCACGACCTCACGGCCGCGGTCTACCGTCGCGAGTTCGATCCCAAGCGCGATGGCGTGGCCGAGGTGCTCACGCGCTATGCGCGCCGCCTCAACCTGACGCGGGAAGAGGTGGCCGGCGTCCTCGAGGCCTCGCTCTCGGAGACGAAGGAGGTCTTCGCGAGCGCGAAGGTCACGCTCGACGACCTCAAGCTCCGCCGGCTGCAAAAGGCCGCGATGGCGCAGCTGGGCTCGTGGGGACCGCCGGCGGACGAGCTCCCGGCCGAAGGCACGTCGGCAGGCGCAACGCCGGAGCAGGTGGCCGAAGTGGAGGCGGCGATCGCGCAGGCGCGCCTGCGTGAGGAGCTGGCGTCGGAGGTCATCCGCATCGCCCAGCCGACGTCGGGCGAGGACCTCAACCGCGTGATCCTGATGGTGCTGGAGGGGATCTTCCGCGGGGGGCCGTTCGATCGCGTCGTCTTCTGCATGATCACCCCCGACCGCAGCGGCGTGAAGGCACGCTACGGGCTCGGCACCGGCGTGGAGCAGCTCCTGGAGAAGTTCACCTTCGAGCTGAGCCCGCGCGAAGGGCCGGTGGCGGTGGCGATGCTCCGCCGCCAGAGTGTCTGCGTCCCGGTGGAGCGCGACTTCACCGCGCAGGAGCTGCGCTTCGCCCAATCGTTAGGGGCGTCGTGCTTCGGCGTCTTCCCGGTGGTGGTCGGGACGCGCCTGGTGGGCTGCGTCTACTGCGATCGTCCCTGGAACTCCCGCCTCCCCGACCGCACCACGCTGGCCTACGTGCGCAAGCTGTGCGAAGGGGCGGTGAAGGGGATCGAGGCGCGGCAGGCGGCGCCGACCCCCGGGCGGCAGACGGCAACCGGGGTGCAGGCGGTGCTGCGCGCGACGCCGGCGTACTCGGTGACCTTCAAGAGCGACACCGTCCTCCGACTCCTGCGCGGCGAGGCGGTGGCCACCGTCTCGTCGGAGCTGGGGATCGCCTCGACCGTGCTGGAGAAGTGGAAGGGAGAGTTCCTGGCCGGCGCCGTCGCCGGGATGAAGTCCGGCTAGGGCGTCCGACCCGGCGCTACGACGTGCCCCCGGCGTCCCCGGTGCGCTCCAGCAGGGTGATCTTCTGCCAGATCTTGCGCGACAGGCCGTTGGTCAGATCTTCGATCTCGTTGACGGCTTGCAGCACGACCGCGTCGTCCATCCGCTGCACGAAGAGCGCGCCGATCTTCCCCGTCAGCGACAACAGCTCGCTGCAATAGTCCAGG comes from the Gemmatimonadota bacterium genome and includes:
- a CDS encoding HDOD domain-containing protein, which gives rise to MILSEADFPAISKDALDALKHMPEDDASIQRLANIVLREYALTLKVLRTANSAYYKRSDKTIQSATHAMLLLGARTVRHLAASLLVFEHYRKRSPGLKELMLLSLLTANHAREIAMRRNLPDPEEAHLCGMFRNLGEVLIAGYFPKEYARILQHLETKARGEGIAAFEVLGFRFEDLGESMARHWGMPESVIIGIRADGPLAVSEVGVITAFAHDLTAAVYRREFDPKRDGVAEVLTRYARRLNLTREEVAGVLEASLSETKEVFASAKVTLDDLKLRRLQKAAMAQLGSWGPPADELPAEGTSAGATPEQVAEVEAAIAQARLREELASEVIRIAQPTSGEDLNRVILMVLEGIFRGGPFDRVVFCMITPDRSGVKARYGLGTGVEQLLEKFTFELSPREGPVAVAMLRRQSVCVPVERDFTAQELRFAQSLGASCFGVFPVVVGTRLVGCVYCDRPWNSRLPDRTTLAYVRKLCEGAVKGIEARQAAPTPGRQTATGVQAVLRATPAYSVTFKSDTVLRLLRGEAVATVSSELGIASTVLEKWKGEFLAGAVAGMKSG